A single region of the Podospora pseudopauciseta strain CBS 411.78 chromosome 1, whole genome shotgun sequence genome encodes:
- a CDS encoding hypothetical protein (EggNog:ENOG503P8ZI), with the protein MSTWRTNVQPVTWDRDVSAVEPRQQPWRGPPWLPHQSRTYPITTILTIPAPVPSTSTGPDEAPITTGAVPSETLLIFTSISTTSPFSSSIASSYPDTDVADIMSTDIPASAVPTTADAVTNETSPGSEDGVAGNKNLVIILSTVLSAVAVILIAGGLYLCWRYRQRRRLFFSRGITPIDDDEIATWKVPRDEKNGYPAGDTDVEGDAAFNKETGGPSHGRKVSTTSIKKPPSVIVYNSVQGYRQSIDEPTPRRSFTQHPVYGKMSLDKGLPQTPIQARAPNARAGLTDESVPGDDPFIPSPKRQTSRLSKIPPSSASHRRHHGRTRSSRSSTRSFGDYRYGASDVELSPRHSHDQFRSRHHHYNLNHSRVYSSSSIPPRLSLGEEAHYNGGSPGRPLFKEDEIGRAIG; encoded by the coding sequence ATGTCTACATGGCGAACCAATGTTCAACCCGTGACGTGGGACCGAGACGTATCTGCTGTTGAACCTCGACAGCAGCCGTGGAGGGGACCGCCTTGGTTGCCGCACCAGAGCCGAACGTATCCCATCACAACCATACTGACAATTCCGGCTCCAGTCCCATCTACCTCCACAGGACCAGACGAAGCACCAATAACGACTGGTGCAGTACCTTCAGAGACACTCTTGATTTTTACATCGATTTCGACCACTTcgcctttctcttcctccatcgcctcctcATACCCGGACACAGACGTGGCAGATATTATGTCCACAGATATTCCGGCTTCAGCAGTCCCAACCACCGCCGATGCAGTAACCAATGAGACTTCTCCCGGTAGTGAGGACGGAGTTGCCGGCAACAAGAACCTTGTTATCATATTGAGCACGGTGCTCTCGGCGGTGGCTGTGATTTTGATTGCGGGAGGGCTGTATTTGTGTTGGAGATATCGGCAACGACGACGATTGTTCTTTTCAAGAGGCATTACACCTATCGATGACGATGAAATTGCGACTTGGAAAGTGCCCAGGGACGAGAAGAATGGCTACCCAGCAGGAGACACCGATGTTGAAGGCGATGCTGCCTTCAACAAGGAAACAGGGGGACCATCTCACGGAAGAAAGGTTTCGACGACCTCGATCAAGAAGCCACCCAGTGTCATCGTGTACAACAGCGTCCAGGGCTATCGTCAATCAATCGATGAGCCTACACCACGGCGCTCTTTTACTCAGCACCCGGTTTACGGCAAGATGAGCTTGGATAAGGGCCTTCCCCAAACACCAATTCAGGCCAGGGCACCCAACGCCAGGGCAGGCCTCACAGACGAATCCGTTCCAGGCGACGACCCATTTATCCCGAGCCCGAAACGGCAGACATCTCGCTTATCCAAAATTCCACCCAGCTCGGCATCTCACCGTCGGCATCACGGGAGGACAAGGAGTTCTCGGAGCAGTACCCGCAGTTTCGGAGATTATCGGTACGGGGCTTCAGATGTCGAACTATCTCCACGCCACTCTCATGATCAGTTTCGCTCCCGCCACCATCATTACAACCTCAATCACTCGCGAGTTTATTCATCATCGTCTATTCCACCCAGGCTCTCCCTGGGCGAAGAGGCTCACTATAACGGAGGCTCTCCCGGCCGGCCGCTGTTCAAGGAGGACGAGATTGGCCGAGCAATTGGATAA
- a CDS encoding hypothetical protein (COG:S; EggNog:ENOG503NYR0), whose translation MYAAQPIPNGADSATINPAALNPELLDATSRGIKRGRSPQDYPDEGPPGSTGEDGSDKPRKRGRPMKSRQSGGAPEPATQAPVPPSRQTAPPQTPQSQNAPLPVQTPTYPPAPPPPQSSPPKPTPTKSTLKALPTVRDHTTDQLGPGNDEYLPREIDEAGEKKVLPNGQLTGGREYRCRTFFVPHRGEKLFMLATECARVLGYRDSYLLFNKNRSLYKIIASQEEKDDLVNQEILPFSYRSRQIAIVTARSMFRQFGSRVITNGRRVRDDYWESKARKQGFTEADPAGEKRPGASKAREAEANHTASMLGAPHGEIVYSTNPGQFGGGPQPQLVQPDYNNTHSRDYSNILKTGPRQEITGPAYQDRLQPTPITELHAQAHHAAEFNRSVNSQRDMRNDYMQNIWRRQHDQPTTTTLSQPVGTSEAPASTSRPAPSTHTATQGIPQPGIISNQSPQLMMSAAPYSGPVHAPTSVGPSGPGRGLAQDPSQSSSRPTYPPTGSTGTLPPTSQNYSYPQTQMWPPTPQTPQHGYSAYTAQSQPSPHPQQSPAPQLRHSSTSSQVQQPGGMSYPGMPGMNQGYSTSAQGMYSAEQTPRQYMHQSAPPPAVTQAWSQQQTPAQWWTNQPQ comes from the exons AACTGTTAGACGCGACTTCTCGAGGCATCAAGCGGGGCCGTTCTCCGCAGGATTATCCCGACGAAGGACCGCCTGGGTCGACTGGTGAGGACG GTAGTGACAAGCcgagaaaaagaggaagacCGATGAAGTCCAGACAATCCGGGGGTGCTCCCGAACCTGCCACCCAGGCACCGGTACCTCCCTCTCGTCAGACAGCTCCCCCGCAAACGCCACAGAGCCAAAATGCTCCGCTGCCTGTCCAGACGCCCACCTACCCCCccgctccaccaccaccgcagtcGTCGCcgcccaaacccaccccgACCAAGTCGACCTTGAAGGCGCTCCCAACGGTCCGCGACCACACCACCGACCAGCTTGGGCCCGGCAATGACGAGTACCTACCACGGGAAATTGACGAGGCTGGCGAGAAGAAGGTTTTGCCAAACGGCCAGCTCACAGGCGGCCGCGAGTACCGTTGCCGTACCTTTTTCGTGCCGCACCGTGGCGAGAAGCTTTTCATGCTTGCAACCGAGTGTGCCCGAGTGTTGGGATATAGAGACTCGTACCTGTTATTTAACAAGAACAGGTCCTTGTACAAGATCATCGCCAGCcaggaagaaaaggatgATTTGGTAAACCAGGAAattctccccttctcctaCCGATCGCGGCAAATAGCCATTGTTACAGCCAGGAGCATGTTTCGACAGTTTGGAAGCAGGGTGATCACGAATGGCCGGAGGGTCCGTGATGACTACTGGGAGAGCAAGGCTCGCAAACAGGGTTTCACCGAGGCTGACCCGGCAGGAGAGAAACGACCTGGTGCGTCCAAGGCTCGAGAAGCCGAGGCAAACCACACCGCAAGCATGCTTGGAGCTCCTCACGGTGAAATTGTCTACAGCACCAATCCTGGCCAATTTGGCGGTGGCCCTCAACCGCAACTCGTGCAACCAG ATTACAACAATACTCACAGCAGAGACTATTCGAATATTCTCAAGACGGGACCACGACAGGAGATTACCGGCCCAGCATATCAAGATCGACTTCAACCCACGCCCATCACAGAATTGCACGCTCAAGCTCATCATGCTGCAGAGTTTAACCGTTCAGTCAACTCGCAACGCGATATGCGGAATGACTACATGCAGAACATTTGGAGACGACAGCAcgaccaaccaaccaccacaaccctgAGCCAGCCTGTTGGCACAAGCGAAGCACCTGCGTCGACCAGCCGCCCAGCCCCCTCAACGCACACCGCCACACAGGGTATCCCGCAGCCTGgcatcatctccaaccaaAGCCCCCAGTTGATGATGTCAGCTGCACCGTACTCGGGTCCTGTGCATGCTCCCACCTCTGTTGGACCTAGCGGCCCAGGTCGGGGGCTGGCACAGGACCCATCCCAGAGCAGCTCCAGACCAACCTACCCACCAACCGGCTCCACGGGCACCTTGCCGCCAACCTCGCAGAACTACAGCTATCCCCAGACCCAAATGTGGCCACCAACGCCTCAGACACCGCAGCATGGCTATTCGGCCTACACGGCTCAGTCTCAGCCGTCTCCCCACCCGCAGCAATCCCCCGCTCCTCAGCTGCGGCATTCCAGCACATCGAGCCAAGTGCAACAGCCTGGTGGCATGTCGTACCCAGGAATGCCGGGCATGAACCAAGGATACAGCACCTCAGCCCAGGGGATGTATTCGGCCGAGCAGACACCCCGGCAGTACATGCACCAGAGCGCACCGCCACCCGCCGTCACGCAGGCGTGGTCTCAACAGCAAACACCTGCGCAGTGGTGGACAAACCAGCCGCAGTGA
- a CDS encoding hypothetical protein (COG:B; EggNog:ENOG503P47C), with protein MPARKSDAAAAAARRIDVSVARFVLAGDVPDAPDTPMSTEPPASAAAAASAPPAPTPFSAETPAPTSHPVAPPGSASPNDKRPKSGGGGGGGGGGGPMSEKGDKDKEDAVTIEDLALPKSIITRLAKGVLPANTQIQANAILALTKSATVFINHLANAANENTLASNKKTIMPPDVFKALDDIEYGFMKERLELEFAKFNSIQTSKRSTYRKKVAAAKKAGASAGGGGVGEVSFMSTATNDAGDEEEEEGEDVRNDTTQVTERGGGGGGFAAVNKPKMATAAAASAETPSGERSAKKARLDAGAKMEVDGQVSDAETVADEEEEGDEEEEEEEEAEAEEEEEEEEEEEEEEEEEEESDDDDKVGRGGEEDEALDDDSD; from the exons ATGCCAGCCCGCAAGAGcgacgccgccgccgccgccgcacgCCGAATCGATGTCTCCGTCGCAAGATTCGTCCTCGCCGGTGACGTCCCAGACGCCCCTGATACACCAATGTCGACCGAGCCACCTGCCTCTgcagcagctgctgcttctgcccctccagcaccaacgCCGTTCTCCGCAGAAACCCCagctcccacctcccacccagtAGCACCACCAGGCTCTGCTTCGCCAAACGACAAGAGACCAAAatccggcggcggcggcggtggtggtggtggtggtggcccaaTGTCGGAAAAGggggacaaggacaaggaggatGCAGTCACAATTGAG GACCTCGCCCTCCCAAAATCAATCATCACCCGCCTCGCCAAGGGCGTCCTCCCAGCCAACACGCAGATCCAGGCCAATGCCATTTTGGCCTTGACAAAGTCGGCGACGGTGTTTATAAACCACTTGGCGAATGC CGCAAACGAAaacaccctcgcctccaACAAGAAAACAATCATGCCCCCCGATGTCTTCAAAGCCCTAGATGACATTGAATACGGCTTCATGAAGGAGAGATTAGAACTCGAGTTTGCCA AATTCAACTCAATCCAAACCTCCAAACGGTCCACCTACCGCAAAAAAGTCGCGGCTGCCAAAAAGGCCGGCGCAtcagctggtggtggtggtgtaggggAGGTGTCGTTTATGAGCACGGCTACTAATGAtgctggggatgaggaggaggaagagggggaggatgtgaggAATGATACTACCCAGGTTACGGaacggggtggtggtgggggggggttcGCGGCGGTGAATAAGCCCAAGATGGcgacggctgctgctgctagtGCTGAAACACCGTCGGGGGAGAGGAGCgcgaagaaggcgaggttggaTGCTGGTGCGAagatggaggttgatgggcaGGTTTCGGATGCGGAGACTGTggctgatgaggaggaggagggagatgaggaggaggaggaggaggaggaggcggaggcggaggaggaggaggaggaggaggaggaggaggaggaggaagaggaggaagaggaggagagtgatgatgatgataaggtggggaggggaggggaggaggatgaggcttTGGATGATGATAGTGATTAA